The Natator depressus isolate rNatDep1 chromosome 23, rNatDep2.hap1, whole genome shotgun sequence sequence CACTTGCTCTCCTGTTGTTAAAACAGCTCCCTTCTTCGGGGCGGAGGTGAGGGAGGCAGACCAAGCTGTGTCGAGCCCCACACTTGCTAAATGAGTTAAGTTTATAAAGTGTGGAGGACAAAATATTCTGGGAAGATTCCTTGTGTGCACAGCTGGAACTGAGCCCCTGGGATCATTCCAACCAGCGTAATATGATGCGATGGATGCACGAGCCTGATCTGAATACGATGCCTGGGATGTGAAAATCTCCCCTGCCCCTCTTGCAATGCACTCTGCCCTCGTTGTCTCAGAATGGTGGGGCATTTTGACACTTACCTCCCTGGTAAAGCACAGAGAGAGCTACTGATGTGGAAAGAAAAGCATGGTGTAAGAGCTCAGAGGTAGCTTGTGTAACCTTTAAGGGGAATAAAACCTGCATCTCCAGGGAAGCCTTTTGTGGGTAACTTGTCCACCAAAAAGTATAGATCCCCCTGTTCTCTTCCCTCCGACAACCCGAGGGACCACCAGCTCACTTCCCTGTGCAGCAGTATCTTCCAACTGAACGTAACGGCCAGCCTGGGTCAGACCTGTGGTCCATTTATCCCagggtcctgtcttctgactgtggctgGTGTCAGaggctccagagggaatgaacagagcagggcaactgagtgatccatcccctgttgtccactcctagcttctggcagtcagaggtttagaaacagctagggcatggggttgtgtccttgaccatcttggcttataGATGCTCCCAGTCTACTCTCAGCGGATTTTCAGTTGGTTTCTCCTGCAGTCTGTACTGCTGCCGCCTCCTTACAGGTGAATTTTCCCTGGGATTTCACGGATTATAAAGCCCTGAACCCCCTGGGATGGTCTCGCCTCCTGTACAATAAGCCAGAGAACCTCCTGGCATTCATTCCTGTTTGAACATGAGCAGATCTTTGCAGGGGGACCAGTCCCAGCTTGATGTAAAAGCCATGACggcttggtaagttgttccagtggttaatttacCCCTTGTTTGCCAGGctttcagccagcagcaggtgttagtcctgtggggtgggggggctacaAGCTGGGGGAGCGCCCCCCCCCAAATCTAATCCTTGCAGCGCCTGGGGCCAAATCCCCCTGCAGTGAGATTTGCCTCTGTGTCTGCGGGGAGTACCCTGGCTGCCCGAGCGGCCCCTGGGCGgatgaggtggggctggggggctgcccccCCAATCTGCCCCCTTTGAATGAGCGACGGACACCAACAATGACCCTTCCCCGCCCACCGCGGAACGGACCTGTCCCGGAACTAACGTGCCCGGGCTGCGTTTCCCCCTCCCGCGGGGAACCCTTTGGTCGCGGACCGGCGGGGGGACGACCCGGAACTTCCGGCCTGGCGCGGCGCTCGCGGGATGGAGGCGGAAGCGGAGGCCCGCGCGCGGCCGCCCCCGCCGGGTGagcagcggggcggggggtgtcgCACCCAAAGGGGTCCCCCGGCGCCTTGCTcaggccttggggtgggggggggtcgcTGTCTCCTCCTGGAGGAGATTTGGGGGCCCCCGAGTTCTGCCCTGACCACCCCCGCGGGGACCTCCCCGTTACTCTGGGGGCGTGCTCCCCGACCCCCCCCCGACTGAGTGACCccccgggggctgggggtgggctccCCGACCCCCCCCCGACTGAGTGACCccccgggggctgggggtgggctccccgaccccccccccgactgagtgacccccccggggctgggggtgggctccCCGATCTCCCCCCCCGACTGAGTGACCCccccgggggctgggggtgggctccccgaccccccccccgactgagtgacccccccggggctgggggtgggctccCCGATCTCCCCCCCCCGACTGAGTGACccccgggggctgggggtgggctccCCGATCTCCCCCCCCGACTGAGTGAcccccccggggctgggggcgtgCTCCCCGATCTCCCCCCCCGACTGAGTGAcccccccggggctgggggcgtgCTCCCCGATCTCCCCCCCCGACTGAGTGAcccccccggggctgggggtgggctccCCGATCTCCCCCCCCGACTGAGTGACCCCCCCGGGGGCTGGGGGCGTGCTCCCCGATCTCCCCCCCCGACTGAGTGACCCCCCCGGGGGCTGGGGGCGTGCTCCCCGATCTCCCCCCCCGACTGAGTGACCccccgggggctgggggcgggctcCCCGACCCCCCCCCGACTGAGTGAcccccccggggctgggggtgggctccCCGATCTCCCCCCCCGACTGAGTGAcccccccggggctgggggtgggctccCCGATCTCCCCCCCCGACTGAGTGAcccccccggggctgggggtgggctccCCGATCTCCCCCCCCGACTGAGTGAcccccccggggctgggggtgggctccCCGATCTCCCCCCCCGACTGAGTGACCCCCAGGGCCTGGGGGTGGGCTCCCCGATTCCCCCCCCACATCTGAGAaatctgccctgagcccccgccctcCCCATGGGATGTCCCCCAGTTACTCCAAGGAGCAGAGCTGGCCGTGGGGCCCActtgcccccagcagccccccccccccatatggaccccgcacacacacacacccttagaGGGCCGGGCTGGCTGGTGGGTccctgttctccctcctcctccccccaccctcccaggtcagccctgaccccccttGGGGAGCCCGGCTGGCCCAGCGTTAATTCCGTGTCTCATCAGCAGGTAGCACGGGTGCCTGGAAgagcagggagcagcaggagctggaggcTGCACCTTCCCCGTCGTTGGCAGAGAGCCCAGCCCCGGGGGACCGTCCCCCCAATACCAGCGGGGTCACCGAACCGCCTCAGGGCACGTCACGCTGCGGGGAAGGGATGCTGGAAAGGCCAGCCCCGGGGCACCGTCCCCCCAGTACCAACAGGGTCACTGAACCCCCTCGGCAGACATGGCATTGGGGGGAGGAGATGCTGGAAAGACCAGCCCCGGGGGACCGTCCCCCCAATACCAACAGGGTCACTGAACCCCCTCGGCAGACATGGCATTGGGGGGAGGAGATGCTGGAAAGACCAGCTCCGGGGGACCGTCCCCCCAAGAGCAACAGGGTCACTGAATCCCCTCGGCAGACGtggcactggggggaggagaTGCTGGagagcccagccccacaggaccaACCCCCAAAGAACACTGGGGTCACCACCCCGCCCCGGCACCCGTCGCCTTCGGGGGAAGCGATGCTGGCGACGCCAGCCCTAGGTGACCATTCACCCGACAGCAGTAGGCTCGGTGAACAGCTGCAGCGCCCGTCCCAGCGGAGGGGAGGGATGCCGGAGCCCACCCCTGCTGTGGGCTTGGCTCACCAGGAGCCCGGGGCCCAGGAGCCCGAGGCAGGCGAGCGGGCCCTGCTGGCCATGCTGACGGCCGTCGCCAGCAGCCCGCTGCCGGTGCGCAGCCAGCAGAAGGACGAGCCGGACCTGACGGCGGAGGAGAAGCTGGCCATCCTGCGGGCGCTGTACCGGGACAAGCCCGTGGTCTTCCTGGAGCGCTTCCGGCGGGCCCTGCGCGTCGAGCACCTGGGCTGCTTCGCCCACCTGGCTGCCCGCTACGAAGTGCGCTTCTACTGCGACGAGGTGCGCCGGGCCGCCCGCGGCAAGGCCGGCCACACCCGGGTGCGCAACAAGAGGTATGCCGCTCTGCAGCAGCTCATCAAAGGTACGGGGCCTCCGGCCCGCCAGGCCCTGACCCTCCCCGCGCTGCCCTCTGTTATTGCACCCAGCCCCACAGACGTGGGTCACAAGAGGGGAGGTCCAGGGTCTTCACAGTCTGGCACCCCGGTCCTGGTGCGACGGGGCACGGAGCAGCAGCGGTCCCCTGGCGGCCAGTGCTGACTCGGATGCCCCAAGGCaacgctagggggcgctgtgctgcagggagggtaGGTTGGTGCCCGCtgggtgccctggctggaggCTGCTCTAGCAGGACGTGACCATGCCAGTCAGCCCAGCTGGTGCCAGGTGCCCCCCGCACAGGCTGCCATGGCAGAGGCTAAGGACGGCGTGGGTCAGAGACAGGAGCCCTGCCCGTGGGGGATCTCTGCAGGCTGAACAGTGGGggctaatggttagagcaggggggcctgggagccaggactcctgggttctcccccagctctgggaggggagtggggtctagtggttacaggaagggggctgggagccaggactcctgggttccatcccggctctgggagtggagtgggagcTGTGTCTGCCCTGGAGAGCCCCAGAAGCCACCTGCCTCTGGGGGCCCCAGCCCTggtgccccagccccatggctcCGGCCCCTCCACGCTCTCTCTGCCTTGCAGGGGGGGAGTATTTCAGCGACGAGCAGATGCGGGCGCGGGAGCCCCTGCTCTACGAGCAGTACATCGGGCAGTACCTGAGCGACGAGGAGCTGCTGGCTCTGGGCAGCCAGGCGCTAGCCGGCCCCTGCTCCCTCTCTGGCGTCCTGCTCGACTCCTACCAGGAGCAGGTGCTCCAGCTGCGGCTGCATATCCAGCAGGAGCAGGAGGACGCctgcatggaggaggaggaggaggatgacgaAGGTCAGTATCTAGtccagcttggggaggggagtgggggctagtggttagagctgggggggctgggagccaggactcctgggttctatcccagctctgggaggggagggggggtctgaCAGCCCGTTACTGGCTTTGCGGATGGTATCCGTCCTCTCCTTGCTGATTgtgcccttcccctctctccttgCTAGGCGAGGATTCCAGCTCGGCCTCGGATGCCTGGGTCCCTGACACGGAGGAGAAGGCCTTCCTGCGTGAGGAGTTCACCAGCCGCATGCACCAGCGCTTCCTGGACGGCAAGGACGGTGACTTCGATTACAGGTGAGGGGGCGGGCACCGGGCGTCACTCGCTGGGCCACTGCCCGGGGGGAACACAGCAGAAGTGggtctggtgggggtggggcaatcTGCgtctgtcccagctctgggagggagagaggtctagtggttagggtggGGCGCTAAGCCAGGACactgggttctgtccccggctctgggaggggagtggggtgtatgggttgtgggggctgggagccaggtctcctgggttctcccccagctctgggaggggtgtgtggtGTAGGAGTTAGAGCAGtgggccaggacacctgggttctgtccctggctctgggaggggagtagggtgtaggggttagagtgggggggctggaagccaggacacctgggttctgtccctgagGTCACAGCTCTGGGCTCGTTCTCTCCCAGCGAGGTGGATGAGAACCCGGAGTTCGACAACCTGGACATTGTGTCGCGGGACGAGGAGGAGCGTTACTTCGACGGCGAGGAGTCCGAGGAGGcggaggagatggaggcagaGTAGGGGGCCCCCTGCGCCCCCACCAAGCCCTAGCACCCTGATGGAGTGGGGGGACACCAGGACCCAACTTGTGTACAGTAACCCAGACTCCTAGTCTGTGACCTGGCTCCTTCCCCCTGCCGGCTGGGGGCGTGTCCCTGCAAGGCGCTGCCCCCGGACGCTCTCCCCAGGTCGCTCCCCGCCTCTGATCTAGTCCAGACAAGTACCTTTGTGTAACGGGATCCCTGCCCCCCTTCTCTCCAAGGCTGGGGCACCCCCCCCGGGCTTCATTAGCCCCACGTTCCTG is a genomic window containing:
- the CCDC97 gene encoding coiled-coil domain-containing protein 97 isoform X1, producing the protein MEAEAEARARPPPPAGSTGAWKSREQQELEAAPSPSLAESPAPGDRPPNTSGVTEPPQGTSRCGEGMLERPAPGHRPPSTNRVTEPPRQTWHWGEEMLERPAPGDRPPNTNRVTEPPRQTWHWGEEMLERPAPGDRPPKSNRVTESPRQTWHWGEEMLESPAPQDQPPKNTGVTTPPRHPSPSGEAMLATPALGDHSPDSSRLGEQLQRPSQRRGGMPEPTPAVGLAHQEPGAQEPEAGERALLAMLTAVASSPLPVRSQQKDEPDLTAEEKLAILRALYRDKPVVFLERFRRALRVEHLGCFAHLAARYEVRFYCDEVRRAARGKAGHTRVRNKRYAALQQLIKGGEYFSDEQMRAREPLLYEQYIGQYLSDEELLALGSQALAGPCSLSGVLLDSYQEQVLQLRLHIQQEQEDACMEEEEEDDEGEDSSSASDAWVPDTEEKAFLREEFTSRMHQRFLDGKDGDFDYSEVDENPEFDNLDIVSRDEEERYFDGEESEEAEEMEAE
- the CCDC97 gene encoding coiled-coil domain-containing protein 97 isoform X2; amino-acid sequence: MEAEAEARARPPPPGSTGAWKSREQQELEAAPSPSLAESPAPGDRPPNTSGVTEPPQGTSRCGEGMLERPAPGHRPPSTNRVTEPPRQTWHWGEEMLERPAPGDRPPNTNRVTEPPRQTWHWGEEMLERPAPGDRPPKSNRVTESPRQTWHWGEEMLESPAPQDQPPKNTGVTTPPRHPSPSGEAMLATPALGDHSPDSSRLGEQLQRPSQRRGGMPEPTPAVGLAHQEPGAQEPEAGERALLAMLTAVASSPLPVRSQQKDEPDLTAEEKLAILRALYRDKPVVFLERFRRALRVEHLGCFAHLAARYEVRFYCDEVRRAARGKAGHTRVRNKRYAALQQLIKGGEYFSDEQMRAREPLLYEQYIGQYLSDEELLALGSQALAGPCSLSGVLLDSYQEQVLQLRLHIQQEQEDACMEEEEEDDEGEDSSSASDAWVPDTEEKAFLREEFTSRMHQRFLDGKDGDFDYSEVDENPEFDNLDIVSRDEEERYFDGEESEEAEEMEAE